The Parvularculales bacterium genome includes a window with the following:
- a CDS encoding M48 family metalloprotease translates to MSTQSLKHAHKSLFPFYRAMRVVFLAALLSIADTSVTLAFTTVRDAETERLLRSIGNPIFEAAELNPKFVKLHIQATLTINAFATEKQDIILTTGILEELPDVDMVAAVIAHETAHIAGKHPARTRNSYDKLSRPVLLTALLGIGAAIAGAPAAGGALFAAGTTIGQRSALTYSREQEAAADQAAVTFLDKAGQTPQGFASLFTLLSKLDSAAASGKVNIYKRTHPLSRDRVLLLEDRIKNSPHVNKKPPTSIQHAYDMVRAKLSGYTNKPEVTYRRYPEKDQSSPALYARTFAAYKESRIKKSLKAIEELIAREPNNPWFYETKGQILFENGHVQEALEPYQKAVDLQPDESLLEYALGQVMLATGDNTLVSPAIDYLENSIHGEPDFTPAYFQLAMGYGRKGQIGQAELATAERYIREGDISAARHHAISAQEKLSPGTPQWLRASDILARTNTIRGKG, encoded by the coding sequence ATGAGCACTCAGTCCCTTAAACATGCCCATAAGAGTCTCTTTCCCTTTTATAGGGCTATGCGGGTTGTTTTTCTCGCAGCACTCTTGAGCATTGCCGATACCTCGGTTACTCTTGCGTTCACCACAGTTCGGGATGCTGAAACCGAGCGGTTACTTCGCTCTATAGGGAATCCGATTTTTGAAGCCGCCGAGTTGAACCCCAAGTTTGTCAAACTCCATATACAGGCCACTCTGACAATCAACGCCTTTGCCACCGAGAAGCAAGATATTATCCTGACAACGGGTATTCTTGAAGAACTACCCGATGTAGACATGGTAGCCGCCGTTATAGCGCACGAGACCGCCCATATCGCGGGCAAACACCCAGCCCGTACCCGAAATAGTTACGATAAACTGAGCAGACCCGTATTGCTCACAGCACTCCTTGGCATTGGTGCCGCCATAGCGGGTGCACCAGCTGCAGGAGGAGCACTGTTTGCAGCAGGCACTACTATAGGGCAGCGCAGTGCCTTAACATACAGCAGAGAACAGGAAGCAGCCGCTGACCAGGCTGCCGTAACCTTTCTTGATAAAGCAGGGCAAACACCGCAAGGCTTTGCAAGTTTGTTTACTCTCTTATCCAAACTAGATAGTGCTGCCGCAAGCGGCAAAGTCAATATATACAAACGAACTCATCCCCTCTCCCGTGACCGTGTTTTATTGCTGGAAGATCGTATTAAAAACTCGCCTCATGTTAATAAAAAACCACCCACCTCAATCCAACATGCCTATGACATGGTGCGGGCCAAACTAAGCGGCTACACAAATAAGCCCGAAGTTACCTATCGGCGATATCCTGAAAAAGACCAAAGCTCCCCCGCCCTTTACGCCCGCACTTTCGCTGCCTACAAAGAAAGCCGGATTAAAAAATCCCTGAAAGCCATAGAGGAACTTATTGCACGTGAACCCAATAATCCGTGGTTTTATGAAACCAAGGGGCAAATTTTATTTGAGAACGGACATGTACAAGAAGCCCTTGAACCTTACCAGAAAGCCGTTGATCTTCAGCCGGATGAGTCTCTGCTTGAGTATGCTCTGGGGCAGGTCATGTTAGCAACGGGAGATAATACTCTCGTCTCACCAGCTATAGACTATCTGGAGAATTCTATTCATGGTGAACCTGACTTCACCCCCGCATACTTTCAGCTCGCGATGGGCTATGGACGAAAGGGGCAAATAGGACAGGCCGAGTTAGCAACAGCAGAGCGCTACATCCGGGAAGGTGATATCAGTGCCGCCCGACATCACGCAATTAGTGCTCAGGAAAAATTATCTCCAGGAACACCTCAATGGCTACGCGCTTCCGATATTTTAGCGCGCACCAACACTATAAGGGGCAAGGGATAA
- a CDS encoding Rne/Rng family ribonuclease, with product MVKKMLIDAGHPEETRVVVLNGRRIEEFDFESATKKPLRGNIYLAKIARVEPSLQAAFVEYGGNRRGFLAFSEIHPDYYQIPIADRKALLQAQREEDTEAEDSFLPLTIKDDDNLKEGECDKPYGDADGGDIDNVKEHAETTEGDASASDAKQNDHPYITENRLDIETAGSDDVMEEEMERRKPRTFSRRYKIQEVIKRGQIILIQVVKEERGTKGAALTTYLSLAGRYCVLMPNTARGGGISRKISDFSDRKRLKQAADAVELPEGMGLIIRTAGAKCTKMEIKRDANYLIKLWNNVRSLTLSSSAPTLIYEEGDLIRRTIRDLYNKDIGSILVQNEETYKDVKNFVKMLIPSHVKNVQFYQEPKPLFQRYQIESQLDMLLSPTIPLKSGGYLVISPTEALISIDVNSGRDMREYSIERTALQTNLEAATEITRQLRLRDLAGLIVIDFIDMMENKNNRAVEHRLKECLRSDRARIQVGRISPFGLLEMSRQRMRVGIMESSTETCPTCDGMGVVRSVESATIKLLRDLESMGSKTSVQKLTAHTSLDVASYILNQKRYELNALEKKLDINIIVTADNTITDREPIIETSDGKRSSKKQETAISMDNVILPSEEGDDANGINDDEVEAKQDNPPRTQRTQRSSEGSDHTAESPDYEGSEEGSKSPKRHSRRRGGRRNNRKSTDSDSGQDNTPETSSKDTKKENLASKDTTVEVQAV from the coding sequence ATGGTAAAGAAAATGCTTATAGATGCGGGCCACCCGGAGGAGACCCGAGTTGTAGTTTTGAATGGCAGGCGAATTGAAGAATTTGATTTTGAGTCCGCTACTAAAAAGCCTCTAAGAGGTAACATATATCTAGCGAAGATCGCCCGTGTGGAACCTTCACTTCAGGCAGCCTTTGTTGAGTATGGCGGCAATCGGCGTGGGTTTCTAGCGTTTAGCGAAATACATCCAGATTATTATCAAATTCCCATTGCTGATCGTAAGGCTCTGTTGCAAGCACAGAGAGAAGAAGACACCGAGGCGGAAGATAGTTTCCTCCCTCTAACGATTAAGGATGATGACAACCTTAAAGAAGGTGAGTGTGACAAACCTTATGGCGACGCTGATGGTGGCGACATTGATAATGTTAAAGAGCATGCTGAGACTACAGAAGGTGACGCCAGCGCCAGCGATGCCAAGCAAAACGATCATCCTTATATAACCGAGAATCGCCTCGACATTGAAACGGCCGGCTCTGATGATGTCATGGAAGAGGAAATGGAACGTCGTAAGCCCCGAACTTTTTCGCGACGGTACAAAATTCAAGAAGTCATCAAACGCGGACAAATTATTCTAATACAAGTGGTCAAAGAAGAGCGTGGCACTAAGGGGGCAGCGTTAACCACCTACCTCTCTCTTGCCGGACGCTATTGTGTGCTCATGCCCAACACGGCCCGTGGCGGGGGCATATCGCGTAAAATCTCTGATTTCAGTGATAGAAAACGCCTCAAACAGGCCGCAGATGCCGTAGAACTTCCCGAAGGCATGGGGCTCATCATACGCACTGCAGGAGCTAAATGCACAAAGATGGAAATCAAGCGTGACGCTAATTATCTCATCAAATTATGGAACAACGTTCGTTCTCTTACCCTAAGTAGTAGCGCACCCACCCTCATTTATGAGGAAGGCGACCTCATCAGACGAACCATCCGCGATCTTTACAACAAGGATATAGGTTCCATCCTCGTACAAAACGAAGAAACCTACAAGGACGTCAAAAATTTCGTTAAAATGTTGATACCCAGTCACGTCAAAAATGTGCAGTTCTATCAGGAGCCTAAGCCGCTTTTCCAGCGCTACCAGATTGAATCCCAATTGGACATGTTGCTTAGTCCGACGATACCCTTGAAATCAGGGGGTTATTTGGTCATCAGTCCTACAGAGGCGCTCATTTCTATTGATGTAAACTCAGGTCGCGATATGCGGGAGTACAGCATTGAGCGTACCGCCCTGCAAACTAATCTAGAAGCCGCCACAGAAATTACCCGCCAGCTACGATTGCGCGACCTTGCCGGATTGATTGTCATTGATTTCATTGACATGATGGAAAATAAAAACAATCGCGCCGTAGAGCATCGCCTTAAAGAATGTCTTAGGAGCGACCGAGCGCGTATTCAGGTAGGGCGCATAAGCCCCTTCGGACTTCTTGAGATGTCCCGCCAGAGAATGCGAGTGGGGATTATGGAAAGTAGCACCGAGACCTGCCCTACTTGTGACGGAATGGGCGTTGTGCGTTCAGTTGAGTCAGCCACCATAAAATTACTGCGCGATCTTGAATCTATGGGAAGCAAGACTTCAGTTCAAAAGCTGACAGCTCATACATCTTTAGATGTTGCCTCTTATATCTTAAACCAAAAACGCTATGAGTTAAATGCTCTGGAAAAAAAGCTGGACATCAACATTATCGTGACCGCAGACAACACCATAACTGACCGCGAACCTATTATTGAAACAAGCGATGGAAAACGTTCCTCCAAGAAGCAGGAAACTGCCATCAGCATGGATAATGTCATTTTACCTTCTGAAGAGGGTGATGATGCTAATGGTATAAACGATGATGAGGTAGAGGCCAAACAGGACAACCCCCCTCGTACCCAAAGAACGCAACGCTCCTCCGAAGGTTCCGATCATACAGCAGAGAGTCCTGATTATGAAGGCAGCGAGGAGGGTTCCAAAAGCCCGAAACGCCATAGCCGTCGCCGAGGAGGGCGCCGCAATAACCGAAAATCTACTGATTCAGATTCCGGGCAAGATAACACCCCGGAGACAAGCAGTAAGGATACTAAGAAGGAAAACCTCGCCTCAAAGGACACTACTGTAGAGGTTCAAGCTGTGTAA
- a CDS encoding N-acetylmuramoyl-L-alanine amidase — MKDKNHMVMAMSGFFCLCLMGFFSSAAAEAPTLKDVRIGVHDVVTRFVVEFDGKGRIPWTLFTLADPYRVVIDFPEGERRISSHNKGGGLIKRYRHGIFRAGSMRLVLDTNGPVQIAETLTLPASDTHGVRLVVDLAAGSKEDFLATAGWPVLSSGGEIMRSSGHGFTQSSLQITNKVAQNSGQKTGRIIVPQPAQRITIVIDAGHGGSDPGAIGLSGTPEKKITLAFARELARQLHDQGPYSVVMTRVSDKNISLQDRVEIARRSQADLMVSIHADALKIKSIRGMSVYTLSERASDKHAADLAARENGGGIIAGQDLSDEAPEVRNILIDLVQRDTKNMSIRFAQGLLSKTSNFVRLLPRSHRYAGFYVLKAPDVPSVLVELGFLTNHADEERLLSPRWRRQVASRFVEAVDAYFAKQDYRTY; from the coding sequence GTGAAAGATAAAAACCATATGGTTATGGCAATGTCTGGGTTTTTCTGCTTGTGCCTGATGGGGTTCTTTTCCTCTGCAGCGGCAGAAGCCCCAACACTAAAAGATGTTCGGATTGGCGTACATGATGTGGTGACCCGCTTTGTAGTGGAGTTTGATGGGAAGGGGCGAATCCCCTGGACATTGTTCACGCTAGCAGACCCCTATCGGGTCGTGATTGACTTCCCGGAGGGGGAGCGGCGTATTTCCTCTCACAACAAAGGGGGAGGCCTTATAAAACGCTATCGTCATGGTATATTTCGCGCGGGGTCTATGCGTCTGGTGTTAGATACCAACGGTCCTGTTCAGATAGCGGAAACCCTTACACTGCCGGCAAGTGATACCCATGGGGTTCGTCTGGTGGTGGATTTAGCGGCGGGAAGCAAAGAAGATTTTTTGGCCACAGCAGGATGGCCCGTTCTATCGTCCGGTGGGGAAATAATGCGCTCTTCAGGGCACGGGTTCACTCAATCTTCCCTTCAAATTACTAATAAGGTGGCGCAAAACTCTGGGCAAAAAACAGGCAGGATTATTGTCCCTCAACCGGCACAGCGGATTACAATCGTGATTGATGCGGGACATGGCGGCAGTGATCCGGGCGCTATTGGGCTATCGGGAACGCCAGAAAAGAAAATTACTCTGGCATTTGCTCGGGAACTCGCACGGCAACTTCACGATCAGGGCCCATATTCCGTGGTCATGACGCGGGTGTCAGACAAAAATATCTCCCTTCAGGATAGGGTAGAAATTGCGCGCCGTTCACAAGCTGATTTGATGGTCTCCATCCATGCTGATGCCCTTAAAATAAAATCCATCAGAGGGATGTCCGTTTATACCCTTTCCGAGCGGGCTTCAGATAAACACGCCGCTGATCTCGCCGCTAGAGAAAACGGCGGTGGTATCATTGCGGGTCAGGACTTAAGCGATGAAGCACCTGAAGTGCGCAATATACTCATTGATCTGGTGCAGCGGGATACAAAAAACATGTCTATCCGTTTTGCTCAAGGGCTTTTGTCAAAAACCTCTAATTTTGTCCGTCTTCTACCGCGGAGCCACCGCTATGCAGGGTTTTATGTCCTCAAGGCTCCCGATGTGCCCTCTGTTCTGGTGGAGTTGGGATTTTTAACCAACCACGCAGATGAAGAAAGATTATTGTCGCCCCGTTGGCGGCGTCAGGTAGCCTCCCGGTTTGTTGAGGCGGTAGATGCCTATTTTGCAAAACAAGATTACCGGACTTACTAG
- a CDS encoding penicillin-binding protein 1A: protein MRKFKLFLLGASTTLLSVVVVGSFLLFPPLWRLQAELPDYRHLANYTPSVSSRIHAGDGSLIGEYATEHRLFVPIEAIPKRVIQAFLATEDQRFYFHSGIDFMGLVRATFNNIFNVIQERRLEGASTITQQVAKNFLLSNEVTIERKVREMMLAYRLEQAFSKDEILELYLNEIYLGIGGYGVAAAALNYFNKSLDDLTIEETAYLAALPKAPNNYHPVYKPQAALGRRNWVIKRMVEEGYISEQKAQEVSQIPLKVTLRAAGVQVKGAEYFVEEVRRELLRYYGEDDLYEGGLSVRTTLDVSTQLMARRALRDGLVDYDRRHGWRGPLMQLESKRGVIVLDDWAMNLAHADLTPPIGKWRVAVVLDVSDNLALIGLQNGKEDSIDIVERGLVPFSSSKWARRVQREVKDEITGEITIQNAGDAPSSMKDVLTIGDVIFVEPKEHSNEFGAGSGLTPLGLYSLRQEPLVNGAILVMDLFTGRVLAMEGGFSYERSEFNRATQAWRQSGSAFKPFVYAAALDNGYTPVSIVLDAPFVIDQGAGLGFWKPHNYGDKFYGPSTLRTGIEKSRNVMTVRLVQEMGMEPVVDYAQRFGVMDRAMPLLSTALGAGETTLLRLTAAYGVIANGGRKITPVLIDRIQDRRGQSIYTSGYRECLDCNPPVWKSQPEPVVINSHRQVISPQTAYQITSMLEGVIERGTAQRVRDLGVPLAGKTGTTNEERDAWFVGFSPNVVVGIFVGYDKPTPLGDGETGSRVAAPIFRDFMKSFLADKKAIPFRIPPMVDLIRVDARTGKLARPSDTDVILESFKKGDSPTVAGNNQFYNEAFGEVPSETRRRYRAEFFSPETRAVNKEDNDSSDDPEFSVESQLTKQLPTLPILIPSEEGGTFSDDLY, encoded by the coding sequence GTGAGAAAGTTTAAATTATTTCTGCTTGGGGCTAGCACTACGCTTTTGTCGGTTGTGGTGGTGGGCAGTTTTCTTTTGTTTCCACCTCTGTGGCGGCTACAGGCAGAACTACCTGATTACCGACATTTAGCGAATTATACACCGTCTGTTTCATCTCGTATTCATGCTGGCGATGGAAGTCTTATCGGGGAATATGCTACGGAGCACAGATTGTTTGTGCCTATTGAGGCCATCCCCAAACGCGTTATTCAAGCGTTTTTGGCAACCGAAGATCAAAGATTTTATTTTCATTCGGGCATTGATTTTATGGGACTTGTACGCGCAACTTTTAACAATATTTTCAATGTGATACAGGAGCGGCGTCTGGAAGGAGCCTCTACTATCACTCAGCAGGTGGCCAAGAACTTCCTGTTAAGCAATGAAGTAACCATAGAGCGCAAAGTGCGCGAAATGATGCTTGCCTATCGGTTAGAGCAGGCCTTTAGCAAAGATGAAATTCTGGAACTCTACCTCAATGAGATATATTTGGGCATAGGAGGCTATGGTGTTGCAGCAGCAGCCTTAAATTATTTTAATAAATCCCTAGATGACCTCACCATTGAAGAGACTGCCTATCTTGCAGCTCTCCCCAAAGCACCTAATAATTACCACCCCGTTTATAAACCACAAGCGGCTTTGGGGCGGCGTAATTGGGTTATCAAACGTATGGTTGAAGAGGGTTATATCAGCGAGCAGAAGGCACAGGAGGTCAGTCAAATTCCATTAAAAGTGACTCTAAGAGCAGCGGGTGTTCAGGTCAAAGGCGCAGAATATTTCGTTGAAGAAGTGCGTCGCGAACTACTACGCTACTACGGTGAGGATGATCTATACGAGGGGGGGCTTTCAGTTCGAACAACTCTTGATGTATCCACTCAACTGATGGCCCGCCGCGCTCTGCGGGATGGGTTGGTGGATTATGACCGTCGCCATGGTTGGCGGGGGCCTCTCATGCAGTTAGAGAGTAAGCGGGGGGTCATAGTACTTGATGATTGGGCTATGAATCTGGCACATGCTGATTTAACACCGCCGATAGGAAAGTGGCGTGTTGCAGTGGTGCTGGATGTTTCCGACAATTTGGCTTTGATAGGGCTTCAGAATGGCAAGGAAGACTCAATAGATATTGTGGAGCGGGGCCTTGTTCCTTTTAGTAGCTCTAAATGGGCACGGAGAGTTCAGCGTGAAGTGAAGGACGAGATAACGGGGGAGATAACAATTCAAAATGCTGGTGATGCTCCCTCATCCATGAAAGATGTTCTCACTATTGGAGATGTTATATTTGTGGAGCCCAAAGAGCACTCCAATGAGTTTGGTGCGGGGTCAGGATTAACTCCGCTAGGCCTCTATAGTTTACGGCAAGAGCCTCTGGTCAATGGTGCTATTCTTGTGATGGACCTCTTTACAGGACGGGTGCTGGCTATGGAAGGCGGATTTAGCTATGAACGCAGTGAGTTTAACCGTGCTACACAAGCATGGCGACAGTCTGGCTCGGCATTCAAGCCTTTTGTGTACGCAGCCGCTCTTGATAATGGTTATACGCCCGTCAGTATTGTTTTAGATGCTCCTTTTGTTATTGATCAAGGGGCAGGATTGGGTTTTTGGAAGCCCCATAATTATGGAGATAAGTTTTATGGTCCCTCAACCCTGCGTACGGGAATAGAGAAATCGCGCAATGTTATGACGGTGCGTCTTGTTCAGGAGATGGGTATGGAGCCTGTGGTCGATTATGCGCAAAGGTTTGGCGTTATGGACCGGGCCATGCCATTACTCTCAACGGCGTTGGGGGCGGGGGAAACGACATTGCTGCGGTTGACAGCAGCTTATGGAGTAATAGCCAACGGAGGGCGAAAAATAACACCTGTTCTTATTGACCGTATTCAAGATCGCCGGGGGCAGTCAATTTATACGAGTGGATATCGGGAGTGTCTTGATTGCAACCCGCCCGTATGGAAAAGCCAGCCGGAGCCTGTGGTAATTAACAGCCATCGTCAAGTCATTAGTCCGCAAACAGCTTACCAGATTACATCTATGCTAGAGGGCGTCATTGAGCGCGGCACAGCACAACGCGTACGGGATTTGGGTGTACCTCTGGCCGGCAAAACCGGTACGACTAATGAAGAGCGCGATGCGTGGTTTGTTGGTTTTTCGCCCAATGTAGTTGTTGGTATTTTTGTGGGCTATGATAAACCGACGCCCCTTGGCGATGGAGAGACAGGCTCACGGGTTGCTGCACCTATTTTCAGGGATTTTATGAAATCATTTTTAGCCGACAAGAAAGCCATTCCGTTTCGGATACCGCCTATGGTGGATTTGATCCGCGTTGATGCCCGAACAGGTAAACTGGCGAGGCCTAGTGACACAGATGTTATTCTGGAATCTTTCAAAAAGGGGGACAGTCCAACGGTAGCCGGTAATAATCAATTTTATAACGAAGCTTTCGGTGAGGTTCCTAGTGAGACCAGACGTCGTTATCGCGCAGAGTTCTTTTCCCCTGAAACACGGGCGGTTAATAAAGAAGACAATGATTCGTCCGATGATCCTGAGTTTTCGGTAGAGTCGCAACTCACGAAGCAACTGCCTACGCTACCTATACTAATTCCCTCCGAGGAGGGAGGTACTTTTAGTGATGATCTTTACTAG
- the prfB gene encoding peptide chain release factor 2 (programmed frameshift) encodes MRAETQTLIDSIRRSLNLLRRHLNWDQALEQLDDLNEKVEDPSLWDNPDEARMLMQERMVLEQAIGICHRMESELQDNVTLIEMGEQEGDEQVVGEAENALELLRDEAASREVETLLSGDADANDAYLEVHAGAGGTESQDWAAILLRMYMRWADIKKYKAETIGELPGEEAGIKSATVLMKGHNAYGWLKTESGVHRLVRISPFDANARRHTSFASVWVYPVVDESITVEVSENDVRIDTYRASGAGGQHVNTTDSAVRITHLPTGVVVQCQNERSQHKNRATAWSMLRARLYEAELRARQEEVQEKQEAKTAIGWGHQIRSYVLHPYQMVKDVRTGLEDPNPTAVLDGKLDQFMVAVLAGGNSKN; translated from the exons ATGCGTGCAGAAACCCAAACTCTTATAGATAGTATCAGGCGCTCATTGAACTTGTTGCGGAGGCATCTT AACTGGGATCAGGCTCTGGAGCAGCTTGATGATCTCAATGAAAAAGTAGAAGACCCTTCGTTGTGGGATAATCCTGATGAGGCACGAATGCTGATGCAAGAGCGCATGGTGTTGGAGCAGGCTATTGGGATCTGTCACCGCATGGAATCTGAGTTGCAGGATAATGTCACGCTAATTGAGATGGGCGAGCAGGAGGGTGATGAGCAGGTTGTTGGCGAGGCGGAAAATGCACTGGAACTGTTGCGGGATGAGGCAGCGAGCAGGGAAGTAGAGACTTTATTATCTGGTGATGCTGATGCCAATGATGCCTATCTTGAGGTTCATGCGGGGGCGGGTGGCACAGAAAGTCAAGATTGGGCGGCTATATTGCTACGCATGTATATGCGTTGGGCGGATATAAAAAAATACAAAGCCGAAACCATAGGAGAATTACCGGGAGAGGAAGCAGGTATCAAATCGGCTACAGTTCTCATGAAGGGGCATAATGCCTATGGGTGGCTTAAAACAGAATCAGGGGTTCACCGGTTGGTTCGCATATCGCCGTTTGATGCAAATGCCCGCCGCCATACGAGTTTTGCCAGTGTCTGGGTTTATCCTGTTGTAGATGAAAGCATTACGGTAGAGGTTTCTGAAAACGATGTGCGTATTGATACGTATCGGGCGAGTGGTGCAGGAGGACAACATGTGAACACAACAGATAGTGCTGTTCGTATTACCCATTTGCCAACTGGTGTTGTTGTGCAATGCCAAAACGAACGCTCTCAGCATAAAAACAGGGCAACGGCGTGGTCTATGTTGCGTGCGCGTCTTTATGAGGCAGAATTAAGAGCGCGACAAGAAGAAGTGCAAGAGAAGCAAGAGGCTAAGACTGCTATTGGCTGGGGGCATCAGATACGCTCTTATGTGTTGCACCCATACCAGATGGTTAAGGATGTGCGCACTGGGCTTGAAGACCCCAACCCTACGGCTGTTCTGGACGGTAAACTAGATCAATTTATGGTTGCTGTTCTGGCTGGTGGCAATAGCAAAAATTGA
- a CDS encoding M23 family metallopeptidase, translating to MSALRRYWDVIYQYLLVCYRIFVLVPLSRVREAYQQFIGFFPLRHIVSNTGAQQQYLLRLTTSQQIALIATLFMLAGWLLYSSTIVYFNATIIANKEEETQRIIADYEEKLTTYQTSQEELSIMLSEIQVDVVDVTLSLHNRQERLYSIVDGSIIEESFETPPARQTAEGDFRPHPSTTLYRTTDDSNRLLISLEKITTPPLHSRTFSQFLLSKSANSHKERPQITHHNNSPTSSPTESLFGIETDRLMIAELWNRQEFQSSASAHIDLLHTKQAAIAGALEEWLENEIYKLETVIRSTGMPVRETSGTTQLVGLFTPLAREGATGGLYIPVPGSSLSPQVDSAKLHEGMRERQIHRLTHHMQYLTTLQEYLGKLPLAMPLDRKRNPRITSHFGIRKDPFTRRPAMHNGIDFRTEYGEPVMATAPGRVVRASVWGHYGLTVQIDHGGSLSTRYGHLEAIKVKRGDVVNIHDVIGLSGSSGRSTGPHLHYEIRHHNKPYDPWDFLLTGYHDVPLDDISLANN from the coding sequence ATGTCGGCTCTTCGCAGATATTGGGACGTAATCTACCAATATCTCTTAGTGTGCTATCGGATATTTGTGCTTGTGCCCTTGAGTCGAGTACGAGAGGCCTACCAGCAATTTATAGGATTCTTTCCCCTACGACATATTGTCTCAAATACCGGTGCACAGCAGCAATATCTGTTGCGCCTCACAACCTCTCAACAAATTGCTTTGATAGCAACCCTGTTTATGCTGGCGGGCTGGCTTCTGTATAGTTCTACAATCGTCTATTTCAACGCTACTATCATTGCAAACAAAGAGGAAGAAACCCAACGAATCATTGCCGATTACGAAGAAAAACTGACTACCTATCAGACATCTCAAGAAGAACTGAGCATCATGCTCTCTGAGATTCAGGTTGACGTTGTTGATGTAACCTTGTCACTTCACAACCGCCAAGAGCGACTTTACTCTATTGTTGATGGAAGCATTATTGAAGAAAGTTTTGAGACACCACCTGCAAGGCAAACAGCAGAAGGAGATTTCCGTCCTCATCCCTCCACCACGCTTTACCGGACAACGGACGACAGCAACCGTCTGCTGATATCTTTGGAGAAAATTACCACCCCTCCTCTGCACTCCCGTACCTTTTCTCAATTTCTCCTTTCAAAATCCGCAAACTCTCATAAAGAGAGGCCCCAGATAACGCATCACAACAACAGCCCAACCTCCTCCCCCACAGAGTCCTTATTTGGCATAGAAACTGATCGGTTGATGATAGCGGAATTATGGAACCGACAAGAGTTTCAGTCATCAGCATCTGCCCATATTGATCTCCTCCACACTAAACAAGCGGCCATTGCCGGAGCTCTGGAAGAATGGTTGGAAAACGAAATCTACAAACTAGAAACTGTTATCCGGTCAACGGGTATGCCCGTTAGAGAAACAAGTGGCACAACGCAGCTCGTAGGACTGTTCACGCCTCTGGCCCGAGAGGGCGCTACCGGTGGGCTTTATATTCCCGTGCCGGGAAGCAGTCTCTCTCCTCAGGTCGACTCTGCCAAACTCCATGAAGGCATGCGAGAACGGCAGATTCACCGCCTGACCCACCATATGCAATACCTAACGACACTTCAGGAGTATCTAGGAAAACTGCCTCTAGCCATGCCGTTAGATAGAAAGAGAAATCCCCGCATAACCAGCCACTTCGGCATACGCAAAGACCCCTTTACCAGACGTCCGGCTATGCACAATGGTATTGATTTCAGGACAGAATATGGTGAACCGGTTATGGCTACAGCCCCTGGACGCGTTGTACGGGCCAGTGTGTGGGGACATTACGGACTGACCGTTCAGATTGACCATGGAGGCAGCCTATCCACCCGCTACGGCCACCTTGAGGCCATAAAAGTCAAGCGGGGTGACGTTGTCAATATACATGACGTCATAGGACTTTCCGGTTCTTCCGGCCGAAGCACTGGCCCTCACCTGCACTATGAAATCCGGCATCATAACAAACCCTACGACCCATGGGACTTTCTTCTAACGGGATATCATGATGTTCCTCTGGATGATATTTCCCTGGCAAATAATTAG